Proteins encoded together in one Schumannella luteola window:
- a CDS encoding LysR substrate-binding domain-containing protein, with protein MDTRRLQYFVTIVDAGTITRAAEMLHLAQPALSQHVASLENEFGHQLLVRSRKGVEPTAAGQAVYRYALDALRLESTVRKELDTDSDTPSGTVMIGLATFSIGSMLMVPILQAIRSRYPRIVIRLVETLTVVHSQAIRMGQLDAALIFDPGPVKGVRFDRVSHDELCLVTPAEMPVPGASAEEVPLSALGPLQFLLPPRSHTLRRLLESAFRQNSMELDVVVELEHMRPLGEAISLGLGVTVLPRPAAEAMFAGGEFAIRRIVEPTIMSSFTVATRDEEPRSPAIIAVTDVLHEFVTMGAAHEGEQP; from the coding sequence ATGGACACGCGTCGCCTGCAGTACTTCGTGACGATCGTCGACGCGGGCACGATCACCCGCGCGGCCGAGATGCTCCACCTGGCGCAGCCCGCGCTGAGCCAGCACGTGGCGTCGCTCGAGAACGAGTTCGGGCACCAACTGCTGGTGCGCAGCCGCAAGGGCGTCGAGCCGACGGCGGCCGGCCAGGCCGTGTACCGCTACGCCCTCGACGCCCTGCGACTCGAGTCGACCGTGCGCAAGGAGCTCGACACCGACTCCGACACCCCCTCGGGCACGGTCATGATCGGCCTAGCGACGTTCAGCATCGGGTCGATGCTCATGGTGCCGATCCTGCAGGCGATCCGTTCCCGCTATCCGCGCATCGTGATCCGTCTGGTCGAGACGCTGACGGTGGTGCACAGCCAGGCGATCCGCATGGGTCAGCTGGATGCGGCGCTGATCTTCGATCCGGGCCCGGTGAAGGGCGTGCGCTTCGACCGGGTGTCGCACGACGAGCTGTGCCTGGTGACGCCGGCCGAGATGCCGGTTCCGGGCGCGAGCGCCGAGGAGGTGCCGCTGTCGGCCCTGGGCCCGCTGCAGTTCCTGCTGCCGCCGCGCTCGCACACACTGCGCCGGCTGCTCGAGTCGGCGTTCCGGCAGAACAGCATGGAGCTCGACGTCGTGGTCGAGCTCGAGCACATGCGCCCGCTCGGCGAGGCGATCTCGCTCGGACTGGGTGTGACGGTGCTGCCCCGCCCGGCCGCGGAGGCGATGTTCGCGGGCGGCGAGTTCGCGATCCGCCGCATCGTCGAGCCGACGATCATGTCGTCGTTCACGGTCGCGACGCGCGACGAGGAGCCGCGGTCGCCGGCGATCATCGCGGTGACGGATGTGCTGCACGAGTTCGTGACGATGGGCGCGGCCCACGAGGGCGAGCAGCCCTAG
- a CDS encoding GntR family transcriptional regulator: MSEVTAAGGLAQTRPLRRRAGLREEVHEAVLELLVTGAIAEGSALRVDAIAQQLGVSPTPVREALVQLESTGLVEHVANKGFAVAARLRHDELAELVDARSVLEVAAARRAAAAADPELAARLDELTAQQERAAAGLDAADGLAWREYLRIDHAFHDAIFDGSRNRYLVRLAHTIDAQAQRVRQSVRLGVTDADAAIAEHRAIAAAIAAGDVAAADAAMAAHLHRVLELSLDSD; encoded by the coding sequence ATGAGCGAGGTCACGGCAGCCGGCGGCCTCGCCCAGACCCGCCCGCTGCGCCGCCGCGCCGGGCTGCGCGAAGAAGTGCACGAGGCCGTGCTCGAGCTGCTCGTCACCGGCGCCATCGCCGAGGGCAGCGCCCTGCGCGTCGACGCGATCGCCCAGCAGCTCGGCGTCTCTCCGACGCCCGTGCGCGAGGCGCTCGTGCAACTCGAGTCGACCGGGCTCGTCGAGCACGTCGCCAACAAGGGCTTCGCCGTCGCCGCCCGCCTCCGCCATGACGAACTGGCCGAGCTGGTGGATGCGCGCAGCGTGCTCGAGGTCGCCGCGGCCCGCCGCGCCGCGGCCGCCGCCGACCCGGAGCTCGCCGCCCGTCTCGACGAGCTGACGGCCCAGCAGGAGCGCGCCGCCGCCGGACTCGACGCCGCCGACGGGCTCGCCTGGCGCGAGTACCTGCGCATCGACCACGCCTTCCACGACGCGATCTTCGACGGCAGCCGCAACCGCTACCTGGTGCGCCTCGCGCACACGATCGACGCGCAGGCGCAGCGCGTGCGCCAGTCGGTGCGCCTCGGCGTCACCGACGCCGACGCCGCCATCGCCGAGCACCGCGCCATCGCCGCCGCCATCGCGGCCGGCGACGTCGCGGCCGCCGACGCCGCCATGGCCGCGCACCTGCACCGGGTGCTCGAGCTCTCGCTCGACTCCGACTGA
- a CDS encoding LLM class F420-dependent oxidoreductase, giving the protein MDARIFIEPQQGADYATQLACAQTAERLGFDGFFRSDHYLAMPGQDGLPGPTDSWITLAGLARETSSIRLGTLVSAATFRAPGPMAITVAQVDEMSGGRVELGLGTGWFREEHEAYGLPFPDDRFARFEEQLQIITGLWSTPVGERFSYAGEHWTLSDSPALPKPTQNPVPIIIGGGGKARTPRLAAEYASEFNIGFQPEAVIADRFAAVRRAAEKIDRDPDSLVYSVALATIVGTDERDYARRVESRGLDPVAFRENTVSGTVAEALEKIARIRELGATRIYLQTRLAQDLDLVELLGAEVLPHLRGL; this is encoded by the coding sequence ATGGACGCCCGCATCTTCATCGAGCCCCAGCAGGGCGCCGACTACGCCACCCAGCTCGCCTGCGCGCAGACCGCCGAGCGGCTCGGCTTCGACGGCTTCTTCCGCTCCGACCACTACCTCGCGATGCCGGGGCAGGACGGCCTGCCCGGCCCGACCGACTCGTGGATCACGCTCGCCGGGCTCGCCCGCGAGACCAGCAGCATCCGCCTCGGCACGCTCGTCTCCGCGGCGACCTTCCGCGCGCCCGGCCCGATGGCGATCACGGTCGCCCAGGTGGATGAGATGTCGGGCGGGCGCGTCGAGCTCGGCCTCGGCACGGGCTGGTTCCGCGAAGAGCACGAGGCCTACGGCCTGCCCTTCCCCGACGACCGCTTCGCGCGCTTCGAGGAGCAGCTGCAGATCATCACCGGCCTCTGGTCGACGCCGGTCGGCGAGCGCTTCTCCTACGCCGGCGAGCACTGGACCCTGAGCGACTCCCCCGCCCTGCCGAAGCCGACGCAGAACCCGGTGCCGATCATCATCGGCGGCGGCGGAAAGGCGCGCACGCCGCGCCTCGCGGCCGAGTACGCGAGCGAGTTCAACATCGGCTTCCAGCCCGAGGCGGTGATCGCCGATCGCTTCGCCGCCGTGCGCCGCGCCGCCGAGAAGATCGACCGCGACCCCGACTCGCTCGTCTACTCGGTCGCGCTCGCGACGATCGTCGGCACGGACGAACGCGACTACGCCCGCCGCGTCGAGTCGCGCGGGCTCGACCCGGTCGCGTTCCGCGAGAACACCGTCTCGGGCACAGTCGCCGAGGCGCTCGAGAAGATCGCCCGCATCCGCGAGCTCGGCGCCACCCGCATCTACCTGCAGACGCGGCTGGCGCAGGACCTCGACCTGGTCGAGCTGCTCGGCGCCGAGGTGCTGCCGCACCTCCGCGGTCTCTGA
- a CDS encoding MFS transporter: MTTTETPRKTPAKAAFAAWIGTMLEYYDFAVYGTSAALVLNILFFSPELPEGISVLLSLVTFAVGYAVRPLGSLILGPLGDRFGRKFVMMLSLFGIGGCTFLVGCLPTYAQIGVAAPILLVLLRVIQGLCLSGEQASAISMSLEHASEKRRGFLTSFTTLGASSGTLLTLLIFIPITAMPQDILLSWGWRLPFWFSGIVVVVAYIIRRNVEEPPKFLETKSLNITVSPLRQVLQFHWRAVLRIVFCALIAGTSYMTQTFSIAFATSGYKLDKPTMLLATTASAIVAIMLTPVAGFLTDKVGRKPMFLIGTLGAGLTMFPFLWSITTGNWALIFLFGIINYSLFYSMVNATWPSFYSEMFPSRVRVSGMALGTQIGFAISGAAGPVLATALAGEDLRGWVGPSLVAAAFMVLAFVGGLTAKETRKHTLDELDDLHQSDKEKELIASASSPASTPLGAAAAAKAGITD, from the coding sequence ATGACGACCACGGAGACACCCAGGAAGACGCCGGCGAAGGCTGCGTTCGCCGCCTGGATCGGCACGATGCTCGAGTACTACGACTTCGCCGTCTACGGCACGTCGGCGGCGCTCGTGCTGAACATCCTGTTCTTCTCGCCCGAGCTGCCCGAGGGCATCAGCGTGCTGCTCTCGCTGGTCACCTTCGCGGTGGGCTACGCGGTGCGTCCGCTCGGCTCGCTCATCCTGGGACCGCTCGGCGACCGCTTCGGCCGCAAGTTCGTCATGATGCTCTCGCTGTTCGGCATCGGCGGCTGCACCTTCCTCGTCGGCTGCCTGCCGACCTACGCGCAGATCGGCGTCGCCGCCCCGATCCTGCTCGTGCTGCTGCGCGTCATCCAGGGCCTCTGCCTCTCGGGCGAGCAGGCCAGCGCGATCTCGATGAGCCTCGAGCACGCCTCCGAGAAGCGCCGCGGCTTCCTCACCAGCTTCACCACCCTGGGCGCCTCCTCGGGCACCCTGCTCACCCTGCTGATCTTCATCCCGATCACCGCGATGCCGCAGGACATCCTGCTGAGCTGGGGATGGCGTCTGCCGTTCTGGTTCTCGGGCATCGTCGTCGTCGTGGCCTACATCATCCGCCGCAACGTCGAGGAGCCGCCGAAGTTCCTCGAGACCAAGTCGCTCAACATCACGGTCTCGCCGCTGCGCCAGGTGCTGCAGTTCCACTGGCGCGCGGTGCTGCGCATCGTCTTCTGCGCCCTGATCGCGGGCACCAGCTACATGACGCAGACCTTCTCGATCGCCTTCGCCACCTCGGGATACAAGCTCGACAAGCCGACGATGCTGCTGGCCACGACCGCCTCGGCGATCGTCGCGATCATGCTGACCCCGGTCGCCGGGTTCCTGACCGACAAGGTCGGGCGCAAGCCGATGTTCCTGATCGGCACGCTCGGCGCGGGCCTGACGATGTTCCCGTTCCTCTGGTCGATCACGACCGGCAACTGGGCCCTGATCTTCCTGTTCGGCATCATCAACTACTCGCTCTTCTACTCGATGGTCAACGCGACCTGGCCGTCGTTCTACTCGGAGATGTTCCCCTCGCGGGTGCGCGTCTCGGGCATGGCGCTGGGCACGCAGATCGGCTTCGCGATCTCGGGTGCCGCCGGGCCGGTGCTCGCCACGGCGCTCGCCGGCGAGGACCTGCGCGGCTGGGTCGGCCCGTCGCTCGTCGCGGCCGCCTTCATGGTGCTCGCCTTCGTCGGCGGTCTCACCGCGAAGGAGACGCGCAAGCACACCCTCGATGAGCTCGACGACCTGCACCAGAGCGATAAGGAGAAGGAGCTCATCGCGAGCGCCAGCTCGCCCGCGTCGACGCCGCTCGGCGCCGCGGCGGCCGCGAAGGCGGGCATCACCGACTAG
- a CDS encoding 2-hydroxyacid dehydrogenase, producing MTYRVAITRGMADDHGTTIFGDLGLDRLDAEGIEWQVLADDVAELRADQLDGVDAVIVLGGEKLTAASLPGDGRLKHAARFGAGFDAIDIDAATANGVAVTNTSEAVRRPVADAAVALLFAAAHNLVVKDHLVRDGRWGERHHWHGRGLTGRRVGVIGFGGIGSETARLVSALGVETVAWNRSDRSAEAAELGIPLVGFDELLATSDYVIVTVAGNAGTAHLIGERELALMPAHAQLINVARGSVVDETALVRALEQGGIAGAALDVFEAEPLPTSSPLIGRDDVILAPHALCWTDAFAQAVSRSVIDSVLAIARGEAPATIVNPEAVPVRS from the coding sequence ATGACCTACCGAGTGGCCATCACGCGCGGCATGGCCGACGACCACGGGACGACGATCTTCGGCGACCTCGGTCTCGACCGACTCGACGCCGAGGGCATCGAGTGGCAGGTGCTCGCCGACGACGTCGCCGAGCTGCGCGCCGACCAGCTCGACGGCGTCGACGCCGTGATCGTGCTCGGCGGCGAGAAGCTCACCGCCGCCTCGCTGCCCGGCGACGGCCGCCTCAAGCACGCCGCCCGCTTCGGCGCCGGCTTCGACGCGATCGACATCGACGCCGCCACCGCGAACGGCGTCGCCGTCACCAACACCTCCGAGGCCGTGCGCCGCCCCGTCGCCGACGCCGCCGTCGCGCTGCTCTTCGCCGCCGCCCACAACCTCGTCGTCAAAGACCACCTGGTGCGCGACGGGCGCTGGGGCGAGCGCCACCACTGGCACGGCCGCGGCCTCACCGGCCGCCGCGTCGGCGTCATCGGATTCGGCGGCATCGGCAGCGAGACCGCCCGCCTCGTCAGCGCGCTCGGCGTCGAGACCGTCGCCTGGAACCGCAGCGACCGCAGCGCCGAGGCGGCTGAGCTCGGCATCCCCCTCGTCGGCTTCGACGAGCTGCTCGCCACCAGCGACTACGTGATCGTCACGGTCGCCGGCAACGCCGGCACCGCCCACCTCATCGGCGAGCGTGAGCTCGCGCTCATGCCCGCGCACGCCCAGCTCATCAACGTCGCCCGCGGCTCCGTCGTCGACGAGACCGCGCTCGTGCGCGCCCTCGAGCAGGGCGGCATCGCGGGCGCCGCCCTCGACGTCTTCGAGGCCGAGCCGCTGCCGACCTCGAGCCCGCTCATCGGGCGCGACGACGTCATCCTCGCCCCGCACGCCCTGTGCTGGACCGACGCCTTCGCCCAGGCCGTCTCGCGCAGCGTGATCGACTCGGTGCTCGCCATCGCCCGCGGCGAGGCGCCCGCCACGATCGTCAACCCCGAGGCCGTGCCGGTGCGGAGCTGA